The proteins below are encoded in one region of Gemmatimonas sp.:
- a CDS encoding DUF1648 domain-containing protein, translating into MTPLRTLVWLVLGALVIGAVFAYPQLPASIPQNIGADGRAGGFVPRSPYAWGMPVLIAVAIFAGLEWIRTQLPHRPALFNFSGKEQLQRLPVEYRGGVIARMQRFMDVVNLQVVCTFMLVQWMLWCGAHGATSETLTVALLVLSPAMIVVAGLGVSGIQNELDRAQRAYDSRRHPQRP; encoded by the coding sequence ATGACCCCGCTTCGCACCCTGGTATGGCTGGTCCTTGGCGCACTCGTCATCGGCGCCGTGTTCGCGTATCCGCAGCTCCCCGCGTCCATTCCGCAGAACATCGGCGCGGATGGGCGCGCCGGCGGCTTCGTACCCCGCTCGCCGTACGCGTGGGGGATGCCGGTGCTGATCGCCGTGGCCATCTTCGCCGGGCTCGAGTGGATCCGCACGCAGCTGCCGCATCGTCCGGCGCTGTTCAACTTCTCGGGGAAGGAGCAGCTGCAGCGGCTCCCCGTGGAGTATCGCGGTGGCGTGATCGCACGCATGCAGCGCTTCATGGACGTGGTGAATCTGCAGGTCGTGTGCACCTTCATGCTTGTCCAGTGGATGCTCTGGTGCGGCGCGCACGGAGCAACGAGCGAGACGCTTACCGTGGCCCTGCTGGTGCTCTCGCCCGCCATGATCGTGGTGGCCGGCCTCGGCGTGAGTGGCATCCAGAACGAGCTGGATCGCGCGCAGCGTGCATACGACAGCCGACGACATCCGCAGCGCCCCTGA
- a CDS encoding four helix bundle protein, protein MPHNPYRLLVVQRADALTVVVHAYASRHRRRLADFWPGLRNQLVRASASISLNLGEACGYHSPPRVIAFLETAIGSCNEVERILSLCARLGVHDPRLSFIVSEIAGVRMMLYGLRRHLKQSSPPPPS, encoded by the coding sequence ATGCCGCACAATCCCTATCGACTGCTGGTGGTGCAGCGCGCCGATGCGCTCACGGTGGTGGTTCACGCGTACGCGTCGCGGCACCGTCGAAGGCTCGCGGATTTCTGGCCGGGACTGCGCAATCAGCTCGTGCGCGCGTCGGCCTCGATTTCGCTCAACCTCGGTGAAGCCTGCGGATACCATTCGCCGCCGCGTGTCATTGCATTCCTCGAGACGGCCATTGGCTCATGCAACGAAGTCGAGCGCATTCTCAGCCTCTGTGCCCGACTCGGAGTGCACGATCCCCGCCTGTCATTCATCGTCAGCGAAATCGCTGGTGTACGCATGATGCTCTACGGCCTCCGCCGCCACCTGAAGCAGTCATCCCCTCCGCCGCCCTCGTAG
- a CDS encoding zinc-dependent metalloprotease: protein MGHPTSDASDYPTSDRSDLQASLTPNAPAVTKSGVFKVHQVGSRLYFEIPRRELGKDYVVVTTLAGTPDEIGIRGTQGGNNLVRFERRENRLFVREAAYRDIIADTASSQQLAAQLIGVTRILAALNVDAYGPDSAVVVEVTRMFTGGVPEYTALGRRATVDAARSYVEKFAAYAKNVNVTAVQSFTPQGGAPGAGFPGAPGAANANAPTTEMYTFSFAKLPEDPMKPRLLDERVGYFGVTQRDFSGATQRVESKRYIGRWRLECSDKKVGSLCVPKKPITYYLDPATPAWIKPWIRKGIEDWQVAFEAAGFHKGIVAAEPPANDPDFSGEDATVAMVRWLPSATENAVGPSLRDPRTGEILDADVQTYLNAMNLNRSWYFTQVGHLDKRAQKLPFPDTLMGRLVEYVTAHEVGHTLGFPHNFKASSMYPVDSVRSRTWVKKMGHTPTLMDYARFNYVAQPEDNIDLDDLIPKVGPYDTYAVMWGYTPIPNAKTPEDEKPTLEKWTRMQDSIPWYRFASDAGAGGADPGEQSEAVGDADAVQATTLGVKNLKRTMAMLESATAWKEGTTFDDLEELYGRLVGQWATEMGHVARVIGGQYKQEKYVGQKGPVYRPVEPARQKAALQFLLDHAYTTPTWLLDQNILRKLEPSGSLNRVGNAQARSLASVVSNERLQRMLEFEALAARNEVYSIADMLADLRAGIWKELQTGAPIDAFRRRLQRVYLEAMASKINPPAQAAAPQGPGGGRGAAAPVGTADFRPILKAEMRALDADLVAAIARTGDRMSKAHLEDARDQIRKMLDTEK, encoded by the coding sequence ATCGGACATCCGACCTCCGACGCATCCGATTATCCGACGTCCGACCGTTCCGATCTCCAAGCCAGCCTCACGCCGAACGCTCCCGCCGTCACCAAGAGTGGCGTGTTCAAGGTGCACCAGGTGGGATCGCGTCTCTATTTCGAGATTCCGCGCCGTGAACTCGGCAAGGACTACGTGGTCGTGACCACGCTCGCCGGCACCCCCGACGAGATCGGCATCCGTGGCACGCAGGGCGGCAACAACCTCGTGCGCTTCGAACGGCGCGAGAATCGGCTCTTCGTGCGCGAGGCGGCGTATCGTGACATCATCGCCGACACCGCGTCGTCGCAGCAGCTCGCCGCGCAGCTCATCGGCGTGACCAGGATTCTCGCCGCACTCAACGTGGACGCGTACGGCCCCGACAGCGCGGTGGTGGTGGAGGTCACCCGCATGTTCACCGGCGGCGTGCCCGAATACACCGCCCTCGGGCGCCGCGCCACGGTCGACGCGGCGCGTTCGTACGTCGAGAAGTTCGCGGCCTACGCGAAGAACGTGAACGTCACGGCGGTGCAGAGCTTCACGCCGCAGGGTGGCGCGCCCGGCGCCGGCTTCCCCGGAGCCCCGGGGGCCGCCAACGCCAACGCGCCCACCACGGAGATGTACACCTTCTCCTTCGCCAAGCTGCCCGAAGACCCCATGAAGCCGCGTCTGCTCGACGAGCGCGTGGGCTACTTCGGCGTCACGCAGCGCGATTTCAGCGGCGCCACGCAGCGCGTGGAGAGCAAGCGCTACATCGGCCGCTGGCGCCTCGAGTGCAGCGACAAGAAGGTGGGCAGCCTCTGCGTGCCCAAGAAGCCCATCACGTACTACCTCGATCCCGCCACGCCGGCGTGGATCAAGCCGTGGATCCGCAAGGGCATCGAAGACTGGCAGGTGGCCTTCGAAGCCGCCGGCTTCCACAAGGGCATCGTGGCCGCCGAGCCGCCCGCCAACGACCCCGACTTCTCGGGAGAAGACGCCACCGTGGCCATGGTGCGCTGGCTCCCCAGCGCCACCGAAAACGCCGTGGGGCCGTCACTGCGCGATCCGCGCACCGGCGAAATTCTCGACGCCGACGTACAGACGTACCTCAACGCGATGAACCTCAATCGCTCGTGGTACTTCACGCAGGTGGGACACCTCGACAAGCGCGCGCAGAAGCTCCCCTTCCCCGACACGCTCATGGGGCGACTCGTGGAATACGTGACCGCCCACGAAGTGGGGCACACCCTGGGCTTCCCGCACAACTTCAAGGCCAGCTCCATGTATCCCGTGGACTCGGTGCGCAGCCGCACGTGGGTGAAGAAGATGGGGCACACGCCCACCCTCATGGACTACGCGCGTTTCAACTACGTGGCGCAGCCCGAGGACAACATCGACCTCGACGATCTCATCCCCAAGGTCGGGCCGTACGACACGTACGCCGTGATGTGGGGGTACACGCCCATCCCCAACGCGAAGACCCCGGAAGACGAAAAGCCCACGCTCGAGAAGTGGACGCGCATGCAGGACAGCATTCCCTGGTACCGCTTCGCGAGCGATGCCGGCGCGGGCGGCGCGGATCCGGGTGAGCAGTCCGAAGCGGTGGGTGATGCCGACGCCGTGCAGGCCACCACGCTCGGCGTGAAGAATCTCAAGCGCACGATGGCCATGCTGGAGAGCGCGACCGCCTGGAAGGAGGGCACGACCTTCGACGATCTCGAGGAGTTGTACGGCCGTCTCGTTGGCCAGTGGGCCACCGAGATGGGGCATGTGGCGCGCGTGATCGGCGGGCAGTACAAGCAGGAGAAGTACGTGGGGCAGAAGGGGCCCGTGTACCGCCCCGTGGAGCCGGCGCGCCAGAAAGCGGCGCTGCAGTTCCTGCTCGACCACGCGTACACCACGCCCACGTGGCTGCTCGACCAGAACATTCTCCGCAAGCTCGAGCCAAGCGGCAGCCTCAATCGCGTGGGCAACGCGCAGGCGCGTTCCCTGGCGAGTGTGGTGAGCAACGAACGGCTGCAGCGCATGCTTGAGTTCGAGGCACTGGCGGCGCGCAACGAGGTGTACTCCATAGCCGACATGCTCGCCGACCTGCGCGCGGGGATCTGGAAGGAGCTCCAGACCGGCGCCCCCATCGACGCCTTCCGTCGTCGGTTGCAGCGCGTGTATCTCGAGGCCATGGCCAGCAAGATCAACCCGCCGGCGCAGGCCGCGGCGCCGCAGGGGCCCGGCGGGGGCCGTGGCGCCGCGGCCCCCGTGGGCACGGCGGACTTCCGCCCCATCCTCAAGGCGGAAATGCGCGCCCTCGACGCCGATCTCGTGGCCGCGATCGCCCGCACCGGCGACCGCATGAGCAAGGCGCACCTGGAAGACGCACGCGACCAGATCCGGAAGATGCTCGACACGGAGAAGTAG
- a CDS encoding Ig-like domain-containing protein: MFRRAATVLSLCALTAATACSESGSPVSPTEDTAVVRAMVIGGDNQLIPVMQEGLDTLAVRFYVPSGAPVAGATVTWTLSGDGRVTAVSAQTDAAGVARAVFQAGSKAGTATVTAALGSDDVEFVLRVQAADPSKLEAMAMTTDTLSAGKPFNGAPVRVLDQYGNPVSDVPLTATIFAADSDEAQAQLSLVANAEGIARLGTDLALPAGTHRLVYAFGEHTVTYQLVVMPPQD; this comes from the coding sequence ATGTTCCGTCGCGCCGCTACCGTCCTTTCGCTGTGCGCCCTCACCGCTGCCACCGCCTGCTCCGAATCCGGCAGCCCTGTCTCCCCTACCGAAGACACCGCCGTAGTCCGCGCCATGGTGATCGGTGGCGACAACCAGCTCATTCCCGTCATGCAGGAAGGGCTGGATACCTTGGCCGTGCGCTTCTACGTACCCTCGGGCGCCCCGGTGGCCGGCGCGACCGTCACCTGGACGCTGAGCGGCGACGGGCGCGTCACCGCGGTTTCGGCGCAGACCGACGCCGCCGGTGTGGCCCGCGCCGTCTTCCAGGCCGGGTCCAAGGCGGGCACGGCGACCGTCACGGCGGCGCTGGGCAGCGACGACGTGGAGTTCGTCCTTCGCGTGCAGGCGGCCGATCCCAGCAAGCTCGAAGCCATGGCCATGACGACCGATACGCTCTCGGCCGGCAAGCCGTTCAACGGGGCACCGGTGCGCGTGCTCGATCAGTACGGCAACCCGGTCTCGGACGTGCCCTTGACCGCCACGATCTTCGCGGCTGACAGCGACGAAGCGCAGGCCCAGCTGTCCCTCGTCGCCAATGCGGAAGGCATCGCGCGACTGGGAACGGACCTCGCGCTTCCCGCCGGTACGCATCGTTTGGTCTACGCCTTCGGGGAACATACGGTCACGTACCAGCTCGTGGTGATGCCGCCGCAGGACTGA